In Phormidium yuhuli AB48, one genomic interval encodes:
- a CDS encoding STAS domain-containing protein, producing the protein MHTATQAPNVTVIRLEGHLNAANAEQVREQLTSAVAAQTAPMVVVDMEQTQSLDSAGLMALVSALKLAQRINIEFALCAVSPAIRIIFELTQLDRVFNMLESSAAVEATA; encoded by the coding sequence ATGCACACCGCAACTCAAGCCCCCAACGTGACCGTCATCCGCCTCGAAGGACATCTTAACGCTGCGAACGCGGAACAAGTCCGTGAACAACTGACCTCAGCGGTGGCGGCTCAAACGGCTCCTATGGTTGTCGTTGACATGGAACAGACTCAGTCCCTCGATAGTGCTGGACTGATGGCCTTGGTCTCGGCCCTGAAACTCGCTCAACGCATCAACATCGAGTTTGCTCTCTGTGCCGTCTCTCCGGCCATTCGCATCATCTTTGAGTTAACTCAACTCGATCGCGTCTTTAATATGCTAGAAAGTTCCGCCGCTGTTGAGGCAACCGCCTAA
- a CDS encoding PAS domain S-box protein — MDKTPENPAQEIARLRQTIVELEEAFLAKQTALSNVIRHIRATLDLDTIFQSTVQEIRHLLEADRVAVFEFSSETHHRTGTFIAEEVAPDYDSALAKQATDYCFGDNYANIYRQGKIYAVADIEVEPLSECHRDIMRRFQVRANLVVPLIKQNELWGLLCVHQCSQPRKWTRQDIEFAREVASHLDMALQHTELFQKLQDDNRKQLQKIAENAPGALYQFRRDTNGEFSFPYVSPSAESFFEVPSRSIENDASIIFELTHPEERPKLEASIQASAETGDPWVWEGRMQTASGQLRWIEGRSQPEYQADGSIIWSGWINDITKRKAQERKLQALAAIVENSSDLIGIGNFDGIPEYLNPAGRQLVGLAAKDSSPREEDRGKPKLSDCTFKDFFFPEDFGGIQKNIFAIVEETGSWRGEVNFRHMLTHEPIPFDYNLFMIYAPGTKEPMGLATIARDIRDRRAAEQSLRESEQRFRDVSDAVGEYLWEVNLEANYTYVSGRSLEVLGHSSEDVLGRNAFEFIYEKDLDWLRDAFITTVERQEPFQFEHRSLTPQGEVVWIFATGIPRFDDQGNFIGYRGAGMNITERKRAEEALKQALGDLNAILDNLADGLLVTDTAGHITRFNPILRRMFALKTETILGRTCEELGLTDAGQLLRELQATPNHQAATAELELPGNRIGQALATRVLESLPAESEPSDIGSVILIRDVTLEKEVDRMKTDFIATVSHELRTPLTSVLGFASIVLDKLEDQVFPLLPQGDRKAQRHQERVRQNLNIIISEAERLTTLINDVLDIAKMESGKVEWDQEPVLMLEVLERSIAASSSLFEQEGLSLITDFPETLPPVLGDSDRLIQVVINLLSNAVKFTEAGDVTCRARHENSQIRVEVEDTGIGIAPDDLPKVFDKFKQVGETLTEKPKGTGLGLPICKQILEHHGGRIWVESQRGRGSCFIFTLPVEGAAGQSSLGETPDVARRLGLVPLMQQLEDHVGTTEEATPAQLGSNLGKTILVVDDDEHVRELLRQSLEAQGYHVRQAKDGVAAIMEAKRSRPDLIVLDVMMPYIDGFDVAAVLKNEPQTRGIPILVLSIVEDRERGYRAGVDRYLKKPLDRQGFLQEVGSLLSQGSSHKKVLVVDDDHSSLKVISELLTSQGYTVSQASNERECVDQAMEIQPDIIAIDPEFLQEHEVVQALRFEKGLEHLVFFLLGDIEDEPKI; from the coding sequence ATGGACAAAACTCCCGAAAATCCGGCTCAAGAGATTGCTAGGCTTCGTCAAACTATTGTTGAGTTAGAAGAAGCCTTCTTAGCCAAACAAACAGCCCTCTCTAACGTCATTCGTCATATTCGAGCTACCCTTGATTTAGACACTATTTTCCAATCGACAGTTCAAGAAATTCGCCACCTTTTAGAGGCAGACCGGGTTGCTGTTTTTGAATTTTCCAGCGAAACCCATCATCGAACTGGGACGTTTATTGCGGAGGAAGTCGCCCCAGACTATGATTCAGCCTTGGCTAAACAGGCAACTGATTACTGCTTTGGGGATAACTATGCTAATATCTATCGTCAAGGCAAAATTTACGCCGTTGCTGATATTGAAGTCGAACCGTTGAGTGAGTGTCATCGGGACATTATGCGGCGTTTCCAGGTTCGTGCTAACTTGGTTGTTCCCTTGATTAAACAAAACGAACTTTGGGGATTACTCTGTGTTCACCAATGTAGTCAACCCCGGAAGTGGACTCGACAAGATATTGAATTTGCCCGTGAAGTCGCTTCCCATTTAGATATGGCGCTTCAACATACAGAACTCTTCCAGAAGTTGCAAGATGACAACCGTAAGCAACTGCAAAAAATCGCGGAGAATGCCCCAGGGGCCCTGTATCAATTCCGACGAGACACCAATGGAGAGTTTAGTTTTCCCTATGTTTCACCCAGTGCCGAGAGCTTTTTTGAAGTCCCCAGCCGCAGTATTGAAAACGATGCTTCGATTATTTTTGAACTAACGCATCCAGAGGAGCGGCCGAAACTAGAAGCCTCGATTCAAGCCTCCGCTGAAACGGGAGATCCTTGGGTTTGGGAGGGACGAATGCAGACCGCATCAGGTCAGCTGAGATGGATTGAAGGGCGATCGCAGCCGGAATATCAAGCCGATGGCTCAATTATTTGGTCGGGCTGGATTAACGATATCACTAAACGCAAGGCTCAAGAGCGAAAATTACAGGCCCTGGCGGCAATTGTTGAGAATAGCAGCGATTTGATTGGCATTGGCAACTTTGACGGGATTCCTGAATATCTCAACCCGGCCGGACGGCAACTTGTCGGCCTGGCAGCAAAAGACAGTTCCCCCAGGGAAGAGGATCGGGGCAAACCCAAATTGAGCGATTGCACCTTTAAAGACTTTTTCTTCCCTGAAGACTTTGGTGGGATTCAAAAGAATATCTTTGCCATTGTTGAAGAGACTGGAAGTTGGCGGGGGGAAGTCAACTTTCGCCATATGCTCACCCATGAGCCCATTCCATTTGACTATAACCTGTTTATGATCTACGCCCCTGGGACGAAAGAACCGATGGGGTTAGCCACCATTGCTCGGGATATCCGCGATCGCCGAGCGGCGGAACAGTCCCTGCGAGAGAGTGAACAGCGATTTCGTGATGTCTCAGACGCCGTAGGAGAATATCTCTGGGAAGTGAACCTTGAGGCAAACTATACCTATGTTAGTGGGCGATCGCTAGAGGTGTTAGGGCATTCCAGTGAGGATGTCCTCGGCCGTAACGCCTTTGAGTTTATCTATGAAAAAGACCTCGATTGGCTACGTGATGCCTTCATCACCACCGTTGAACGTCAAGAGCCATTTCAATTTGAACATCGCAGTCTAACCCCACAAGGGGAGGTGGTCTGGATTTTTGCCACAGGAATCCCCCGCTTTGACGATCAAGGGAATTTCATCGGCTACCGGGGAGCGGGGATGAATATCACCGAACGCAAACGAGCCGAAGAAGCCTTAAAACAAGCCCTCGGCGATCTCAATGCCATTTTAGATAACCTAGCCGATGGCCTCCTCGTGACAGATACCGCTGGACACATCACCCGCTTCAACCCTATCCTACGGCGAATGTTCGCCCTGAAAACTGAGACGATCTTAGGTCGTACCTGTGAGGAATTGGGGTTAACCGATGCGGGGCAACTCCTACGAGAACTACAAGCCACCCCTAACCACCAAGCTGCCACCGCCGAACTGGAGTTACCCGGAAACCGTATCGGTCAAGCCTTGGCTACGAGAGTCTTAGAGTCCCTTCCGGCAGAGTCCGAGCCGAGTGATATTGGCTCGGTGATCTTAATTCGGGATGTCACCCTAGAGAAAGAAGTCGATCGCATGAAAACTGACTTCATCGCCACCGTCTCCCATGAATTGCGCACCCCTCTAACCTCTGTATTGGGATTCGCGTCAATTGTCTTGGATAAGTTAGAGGATCAAGTCTTTCCCCTGCTTCCCCAGGGCGATCGCAAGGCCCAACGTCATCAAGAGCGGGTGCGTCAGAACCTCAACATCATTATCTCAGAAGCCGAACGACTGACCACCCTAATTAACGATGTCTTGGATATCGCCAAAATGGAATCCGGTAAAGTGGAGTGGGACCAAGAACCCGTCTTAATGCTAGAGGTCTTAGAACGCTCCATTGCCGCCAGTTCCTCCCTCTTTGAACAGGAGGGACTCAGCCTCATCACCGATTTTCCCGAAACCCTGCCCCCCGTCTTAGGAGACAGCGATCGCCTCATCCAAGTGGTCATTAACCTACTCTCCAACGCCGTCAAGTTCACCGAGGCGGGAGACGTCACCTGTCGGGCCCGCCATGAAAACTCCCAGATTCGCGTTGAGGTGGAAGATACTGGGATTGGCATTGCCCCAGACGACCTCCCCAAAGTCTTTGACAAGTTCAAGCAAGTGGGGGAAACCCTCACCGAAAAACCCAAAGGGACCGGATTGGGCCTCCCCATTTGTAAACAAATCTTGGAACACCATGGCGGCCGAATTTGGGTGGAAAGCCAACGGGGTCGAGGGAGTTGTTTTATCTTCACCTTACCCGTTGAGGGAGCAGCTGGGCAATCGAGCTTAGGTGAAACCCCTGATGTTGCCCGACGATTAGGGTTAGTACCGCTGATGCAGCAACTTGAAGACCATGTGGGGACCACGGAAGAAGCTACCCCAGCCCAACTCGGGTCAAATTTAGGCAAAACTATCCTAGTTGTGGATGATGATGAACATGTACGGGAACTCTTGCGCCAATCCCTAGAAGCTCAAGGCTATCACGTCCGCCAGGCTAAAGACGGGGTCGCCGCAATTATGGAGGCTAAGCGATCGCGTCCCGATCTAATTGTTCTGGATGTCATGATGCCCTATATCGACGGCTTCGATGTGGCGGCGGTTCTGAAAAATGAACCCCAAACCCGGGGAATTCCCATTTTAGTCCTGTCGATTGTCGAAGATCGCGAGCGAGGCTATCGCGCTGGAGTTGATCGCTATCTCAAGAAACCTCTAGATCGACAAGGGTTTCTACAGGAAGTCGGCTCCCTCCTCTCCCAAGGCTCATCCCATAAAAAAGTCTTGGTCGTTGACGATGACCACTCCAGCTTAAAGGTGATTTCTGAACTTCTCACCAGTCAAGGCTATACAGTCTCCCAAGCCTCCAACGAGCGGGAATGTGTTGACCAAGCCATGGAGATCCAACCCGATATCATTGCCATTGACCCAGAATTCTTACAGGAGCATGAAGTAGTTCAGGCCCTGCGTTTCGAGAAAGGATTGGAACATCTCGTATTTTTCTTGCTCGGTGATATTGAGGATGAACCCAAGATATAG
- a CDS encoding response regulator transcription factor, with product MDDEPNIRILLEQALEDLEDEGVELLTAQNGLEALTLIQEEQPNLVFLDVMMPKKNGIEVCRIIKNDWQQSQVYIIMLTAKGQEIEKEEGFAVGADFYMTKPFRPKEIVAKARSVLEL from the coding sequence GTGGACGACGAGCCAAACATTAGGATTTTACTGGAACAGGCCCTAGAAGACTTAGAAGATGAGGGAGTGGAACTACTGACCGCTCAAAATGGACTCGAAGCCCTCACTCTTATTCAAGAGGAGCAGCCAAATTTAGTCTTCTTAGATGTGATGATGCCGAAAAAAAATGGGATTGAAGTCTGTCGAATCATCAAAAATGATTGGCAACAATCCCAGGTTTACATCATTATGTTAACGGCGAAAGGACAGGAAATAGAGAAAGAAGAAGGCTTCGCCGTCGGGGCTGACTTCTATATGACGAAGCCTTTTCGTCCTAAAGAGATAGTCGCCAAGGCCCGTTCTGTGTTGGAGCTATAG
- a CDS encoding HAD family hydrolase — protein MIRAVTQDHYMTETVGLIADFDGPIADVSERYYRVYHECLDRLGEENSRIKRLSKSEFWQLKRARVPEREIGQRSGLTPEQGQEFAKLRRELVHSQPYLKYDQLIPGAIAALERAQAAGFELTLMTMRRERELAEALSRFDVGRFFPEERRYCMGNQEVKTADTQDKPRLMARAMTELPRYETLWMVGDTEADAIAANSQGIQFIGVLSGIRDRPSLQAHHPYKIVNTLSEAVDVLLETFTAQKAQQQP, from the coding sequence ATGATTCGCGCCGTTACCCAAGACCACTACATGACCGAGACGGTAGGACTGATCGCTGATTTTGATGGACCGATCGCCGATGTGTCAGAACGGTATTATCGGGTCTATCATGAATGTCTCGATCGCCTCGGGGAGGAAAACAGCCGGATTAAACGCCTCTCCAAGTCAGAGTTTTGGCAACTCAAGCGCGCTCGGGTTCCAGAACGGGAGATTGGCCAACGTTCCGGCTTAACCCCTGAGCAAGGGCAAGAATTTGCTAAGTTGCGCCGTGAGTTGGTGCATAGTCAGCCGTATTTGAAGTACGATCAGTTAATTCCGGGGGCGATCGCCGCCTTGGAACGGGCCCAGGCCGCTGGATTTGAACTGACCCTGATGACGATGCGCCGGGAACGGGAACTGGCGGAGGCTCTTTCTCGCTTTGATGTGGGGCGCTTTTTTCCCGAGGAGCGTCGCTACTGTATGGGGAATCAGGAGGTCAAAACGGCGGATACTCAGGACAAACCCCGTTTGATGGCCCGAGCGATGACGGAACTTCCCCGCTATGAAACCCTGTGGATGGTGGGTGACACGGAAGCCGATGCGATCGCCGCCAACAGTCAAGGGATTCAGTTTATCGGTGTGCTGTCTGGGATTCGCGATCGCCCCTCTCTGCAAGCACATCATCCTTATAAAATCGTGAACACCCTCAGCGAGGCGGTGGATGTTCTCTTAGAGACCTTCACAGCTCAGAAGGCACAACAACAACCCTGA
- a CDS encoding ABC transporter ATP-binding protein: MIEVEQLHKHYGSTQAIKDVSFSVEKGEILGFLGPNGAGKTTTMRILTGYLPASSGTARVAGFDVHEQSMDVRQHIGYLPETPPLYGEMTVEGFLHFVARIKGVSAGDRPKRVDVSIQQCGLSDRRKNLIRKLSKGYRQRVGIAQAIVHDPPVIILDEPTVGLDPRQIIEVRNLIKSLAGNHTIILSTHILPEVSMTCSQVAIINRGQLVATDRLDNLMEHLTGGTYYDIEVGGGVDGVETAIGSYLGYLPNLRSVDPLPRTDLPEDRYRFRINVEPGSEPGSEIAKAILEGKLNLYEMRRSRASLEDVFLQLTTEEKIAAPVPDENADADTGVDIDTQVVDADVEPEVAEEPREETPDPHESETTPDANRQSDG, translated from the coding sequence ATGATCGAAGTTGAACAACTCCATAAACACTACGGAAGTACCCAAGCCATCAAAGATGTGAGTTTTTCCGTTGAGAAAGGGGAAATTCTCGGCTTTTTGGGGCCCAACGGTGCCGGAAAAACGACGACTATGCGGATCTTGACGGGATATCTCCCGGCGAGTTCCGGCACAGCGCGTGTTGCTGGATTTGATGTCCATGAACAGTCGATGGATGTGCGTCAGCACATTGGTTATTTGCCCGAGACACCGCCTCTGTACGGGGAAATGACTGTTGAGGGGTTTCTGCATTTTGTGGCGCGAATTAAGGGGGTTTCAGCGGGCGATCGCCCCAAACGGGTGGATGTCTCGATTCAACAATGTGGCCTGAGCGATCGGCGCAAAAACCTGATCCGCAAACTCTCCAAAGGCTATCGACAACGGGTTGGGATTGCTCAGGCGATCGTCCATGATCCTCCCGTCATCATCCTTGATGAACCCACCGTCGGCCTCGATCCTCGGCAAATTATCGAAGTCCGCAACCTCATCAAATCCCTGGCTGGAAATCACACCATTATTCTCTCGACTCACATCCTCCCGGAAGTGAGTATGACCTGTAGTCAGGTGGCGATTATCAATCGTGGTCAACTCGTGGCTACAGATCGTCTAGATAACCTCATGGAACATCTCACCGGCGGCACCTACTACGATATCGAAGTCGGTGGCGGAGTAGATGGAGTCGAAACCGCCATTGGCTCTTATCTCGGCTATCTTCCCAACCTGCGATCGGTCGATCCCCTCCCCCGGACTGATCTCCCTGAAGACCGCTATCGCTTCCGCATCAACGTCGAACCCGGTTCCGAACCCGGTTCCGAAATCGCCAAGGCCATCCTAGAGGGGAAATTAAACCTCTATGAAATGCGTCGCAGCCGTGCCAGTCTTGAAGATGTCTTCTTGCAACTGACCACGGAAGAAAAGATCGCCGCTCCTGTTCCTGATGAGAACGCCGACGCCGACACCGGGGTAGACATCGATACACAGGTCGTCGATGCCGACGTTGAGCCAGAGGTGGCGGAAGAACCTAGGGAAGAAACCCCAGACCCTCACGAGTCCGAGACCACTCCAGACGCGAATCGCCAATCCGATGGCTAA
- a CDS encoding Gldg family protein, whose amino-acid sequence MVNRFKKYWHFLLWVGLFLSVAGLTSGAVSGSWTPVPAVLIVAGIISLGIWLIYLEVFQQGFWRRRSTEAGTNALFATAAVVLILALLNGVAVRASVRVDLTETQRFTLADQTQTLIQNLEEPVTVWLFTSQPNERTLDLLRNYRRLAPDRFNYQLVNPQESPGLVQRFNVTSVGDVFLELGEQRQYVTTLDLEPLSEAQLTRSIAQLQGGDRLTVYMLQGHGQPAILEGGEDSISRAVRALEESAAVVNSLNLIEQGRVPEDANLVAIVGPTSRLFEPEVEALEDYLAAGGSLLVLVDPNTDPGLDGLLEDWGIGLDERIAIDPERWVQGFGPAAPLVFDYGTHPITEGFGRNYTIFPVARPIEYDTVAGVDVTPLLFTSDGSWAEADIDEGPNWEFNPERDRPGPLVLGVAASRQISRTADAPEPEMTETPNATPENVTENNDAVEDSGEAEVIQEGEDIEEAEPPLEDLEATEGEDPQLTETDEEVQETPEADEEVQEDAEEMDEPEEPDADTREARLVVIGDSDFMTDAFFDGQLNSDFFLNSVSWLAEDDDTGQTLTIRPREVVDRNIIMTPRIARLLSWTALVTFPVIGFATSAVLWWTRR is encoded by the coding sequence ATGGTTAATCGTTTCAAAAAATACTGGCATTTTCTCCTCTGGGTTGGTTTATTTCTCAGCGTTGCTGGACTCACCAGTGGCGCAGTATCTGGGAGTTGGACTCCTGTTCCTGCTGTACTGATAGTGGCGGGAATCATTAGTTTAGGGATTTGGCTGATTTATCTGGAGGTGTTTCAGCAGGGGTTTTGGCGGCGGCGGTCGACCGAAGCGGGAACCAATGCTCTGTTTGCAACGGCGGCGGTGGTTCTGATTTTGGCGTTGCTCAATGGGGTGGCGGTTCGGGCCTCGGTGCGTGTAGATTTAACGGAAACCCAACGCTTTACCCTCGCAGACCAAACTCAAACTCTAATTCAGAATTTGGAGGAGCCGGTGACGGTGTGGCTGTTTACCTCTCAGCCGAATGAGAGAACGCTGGATTTACTGAGAAACTATCGTCGTTTGGCGCCAGACCGCTTTAATTATCAGTTAGTGAACCCCCAAGAGAGTCCGGGGTTGGTGCAACGGTTTAATGTGACCTCTGTGGGGGATGTATTTCTGGAGTTGGGGGAGCAGCGTCAGTATGTGACGACTCTGGATTTAGAGCCGCTGAGCGAGGCTCAACTGACTCGTAGTATTGCCCAATTACAAGGGGGCGATCGCCTCACGGTCTATATGCTACAGGGCCATGGCCAGCCCGCCATTCTCGAAGGAGGAGAAGACTCGATCTCCCGAGCAGTTCGGGCCTTAGAGGAAAGTGCAGCGGTGGTGAACTCCCTTAACTTGATTGAGCAGGGACGTGTTCCTGAGGATGCTAATCTCGTGGCCATTGTGGGCCCCACCAGTCGCCTGTTTGAGCCAGAAGTGGAGGCCTTAGAGGACTATTTGGCGGCCGGTGGCTCTCTGCTGGTGTTGGTTGACCCCAATACGGACCCGGGTTTAGATGGCTTACTGGAAGATTGGGGGATTGGCCTGGATGAACGGATTGCGATCGACCCTGAACGTTGGGTGCAAGGCTTTGGTCCAGCGGCTCCCTTGGTGTTTGATTATGGAACTCATCCGATTACGGAGGGGTTTGGCCGCAATTACACAATCTTTCCCGTGGCCCGTCCCATTGAATATGACACGGTGGCTGGGGTGGATGTCACTCCGCTATTGTTTACCAGTGATGGGAGTTGGGCCGAAGCGGATATCGATGAGGGGCCCAATTGGGAGTTTAACCCGGAACGCGATCGCCCCGGCCCTCTAGTTTTGGGGGTAGCCGCCAGCCGTCAGATCTCCCGGACGGCCGATGCTCCTGAGCCGGAGATGACGGAAACCCCTAATGCAACCCCCGAGAATGTGACGGAGAACAATGACGCCGTCGAGGACTCCGGAGAGGCTGAGGTCATTCAGGAGGGGGAGGACATTGAGGAGGCTGAGCCTCCTCTCGAAGACCTAGAAGCAACAGAGGGGGAAGACCCCCAGCTTACGGAAACAGATGAGGAGGTACAAGAGACTCCCGAAGCTGACGAGGAGGTACAGGAGGACGCTGAGGAAATGGATGAGCCGGAGGAACCGGATGCTGATACCCGTGAGGCCCGCTTAGTGGTGATTGGCGATTCTGACTTTATGACCGACGCCTTCTTTGATGGACAGTTGAACAGCGACTTTTTCCTTAATAGTGTTTCCTGGTTGGCAGAAGATGACGACACGGGCCAAACTCTCACCATTCGTCCTCGGGAGGTGGTTGACCGTAATATCATCATGACCCCCCGGATTGCCCGGTTACTCAGTTGGACGGCTCTGGTGACCTTTCCGGTAATTGGCTTTGCCACCAGTGCAGTCCTTTGGTGGACTCGCCGTTAA
- a CDS encoding ATP-binding protein, producing MSRSLLQKLFSQADIQTTVHQLARQLEMEVVIEDTRGTIVFTNTSKSEEGWLSQVLSKVNRSNKETETLERSLSVCSQTIDVNGKTLGWLHSDKDGSIIHQVLTCLARQQSEKTSLARELLERYQEIDLFYEISTQVTASLDLNQLAQLVLREVENTLPTSSAVIWLLDEEDQQLRLLSQRGTALPWSNPLALEKTILGTLVLGGQGEIINNVADDPRSKAIDRSISSLLCVPLHVQSRLIGLMAVVHDQGTVYDAEHLKLLTLFSVQTAIAIDKALLYQQSHHTALNAQKQAQQLQNALDELQQAQAHLVQSEKMSSLGQMVAGIAHEINNPVNFINGNLDHAQSYTQDLLELVTLYSYYYPKTEPEIERLIQEIDLDFVQEDLPKLIVSMKMGIERIQEIVHSLKNFSRIDRDRPQLADLHIGLDSTLLILNHRIKPKGARPKVQINCDYQDLPKIECYAGQLNQVFINTVANAIDAMEEANIEYPTLWLRTKFVENRWAVVEIADNGPGISEEVRSQIYDPFFTTKPLGKGTGLGLAISRQIVVDKHRGRLLCESSPGGGTRFSIWIPLRPDLGEPLPDSDLKIESSLAIAPTSPNLSKSDPVIVLDDCQQLIQRLALDNPNLQQMTPDDIYDMLTSIPILLKLYRVLANSPFIES from the coding sequence ATGAGCCGATCGCTTCTCCAGAAACTCTTTAGTCAAGCCGATATTCAAACAACAGTCCACCAACTGGCCCGGCAGTTGGAGATGGAGGTTGTGATTGAAGACACTCGTGGAACAATTGTCTTCACCAATACCTCTAAGAGTGAGGAAGGCTGGCTATCACAAGTATTATCGAAAGTCAATAGATCGAACAAAGAAACGGAGACCCTTGAGAGAAGCTTATCAGTTTGCTCTCAGACGATTGATGTCAACGGTAAAACCTTGGGTTGGCTGCATAGTGATAAAGATGGCAGTATTATCCATCAGGTTCTAACCTGTCTGGCGCGTCAACAGAGTGAGAAAACCTCTTTAGCACGGGAACTGTTAGAACGCTATCAGGAGATCGACCTGTTCTACGAAATCTCTACCCAAGTTACCGCCAGTCTAGATTTAAATCAACTGGCGCAATTAGTCTTACGAGAAGTTGAAAACACCTTACCCACCAGTTCCGCTGTAATTTGGCTGTTAGATGAGGAGGATCAGCAACTGCGCCTGTTATCTCAACGGGGAACCGCTCTACCCTGGTCTAATCCCTTAGCCTTAGAAAAAACGATTCTGGGGACTCTTGTGCTCGGGGGACAGGGGGAAATCATCAACAACGTTGCTGACGATCCCCGCTCCAAGGCAATTGATCGCTCAATTTCCTCCCTCCTCTGTGTTCCCCTTCATGTTCAATCCCGTCTCATTGGCTTGATGGCGGTGGTTCATGACCAGGGAACCGTCTATGATGCGGAACATCTCAAACTGCTAACCCTGTTTTCCGTGCAAACGGCGATCGCCATCGATAAGGCCCTACTGTATCAACAAAGTCATCACACCGCTCTCAACGCCCAGAAACAGGCCCAGCAGTTACAAAATGCCCTAGATGAGTTACAACAGGCTCAGGCGCATTTGGTGCAGAGCGAGAAAATGTCGAGCTTAGGGCAAATGGTCGCCGGAATTGCCCATGAAATCAACAATCCCGTGAATTTCATTAACGGGAACTTAGATCATGCCCAGAGCTACACCCAAGATTTGTTAGAGTTAGTCACCCTCTACAGTTACTATTATCCCAAAACTGAGCCTGAAATTGAGCGGTTAATTCAGGAGATTGACCTGGACTTTGTTCAGGAAGATTTACCCAAGCTGATTGTCTCCATGAAAATGGGAATTGAGCGCATTCAGGAGATCGTACATTCCCTCAAGAACTTTTCTCGCATTGATCGGGATCGGCCCCAACTGGCGGACCTTCATATCGGCCTCGATAGTACCTTGCTCATCCTCAATCATCGCATCAAACCTAAAGGCGCTCGGCCAAAAGTGCAAATCAACTGTGACTACCAAGACTTACCGAAGATTGAATGTTATGCCGGACAGCTAAACCAGGTTTTTATTAATACAGTCGCGAATGCCATTGATGCGATGGAGGAGGCCAACATCGAGTATCCGACCCTTTGGCTACGTACTAAATTTGTAGAAAATCGCTGGGCCGTCGTGGAAATTGCCGATAATGGACCCGGGATTAGTGAGGAGGTGCGATCGCAAATTTATGATCCCTTCTTTACCACCAAACCCTTAGGAAAAGGGACAGGATTAGGCTTAGCCATCAGCCGACAAATTGTCGTGGATAAACATCGCGGACGACTGCTTTGTGAATCAAGTCCTGGAGGCGGAACCCGATTTAGTATCTGGATTCCTCTGCGTCCAGACCTCGGCGAGCCTCTGCCAGACAGTGATCTCAAAATCGAATCGTCCTTAGCCATCGCTCCAACCTCTCCAAATCTCTCTAAATCAGACCCAGTCATCGTTTTAGATGACTGCCAGCAGCTAATACAGCGATTAGCGTTAGATAATCCAAATTTACAACAGATGACCCCTGATGATATTTATGACATGTTAACCTCAATTCCTATTCTATTAAAGCTTTACCGTGTTCTAGCCAATTCCCCCTTTATTGAATCTTAA
- a CDS encoding ABC transporter permease, with protein MRLILANIIAIYRKELQGYFASPLALAVAGVFWLISGFFYITILLDPQRGILAQVAAQTAIQQELGTQRPPLDVPYEFLQFFLGTVASLSLFILPILSMGLYAEERKGGTLELLATSPLYNWTVATGKLLGVVTFYITMTAPLLLYQAITFSVAEPAFPATIPLLGHLGLILLAASVLSLGMFISSLTDSTILSAVLTFALVLVLWIMNLIAANVPGPLGEALAHLSILENYNTLIQGVVDVGSLVLFASYIILGIFLTAQSIETLRFQQN; from the coding sequence ATGCGCTTAATTCTTGCTAATATCATCGCCATTTATCGCAAAGAACTTCAAGGTTATTTTGCCTCACCCTTAGCCCTGGCCGTTGCTGGAGTATTTTGGCTCATCTCTGGCTTTTTCTATATCACCATTCTCCTGGATCCACAGCGAGGCATTCTCGCTCAAGTCGCCGCTCAAACCGCTATTCAGCAAGAACTGGGAACTCAGCGTCCTCCCCTAGATGTGCCCTATGAATTTTTGCAATTTTTCTTAGGAACAGTTGCCTCTTTGTCCCTATTTATTCTACCCATTTTATCGATGGGTCTTTATGCCGAAGAACGGAAAGGGGGAACCCTCGAACTTTTGGCCACATCTCCCCTCTATAACTGGACTGTTGCGACCGGGAAACTCCTGGGGGTGGTGACCTTTTATATCACCATGACGGCACCCCTCCTGCTCTATCAAGCCATCACCTTTAGTGTTGCTGAACCAGCGTTTCCTGCCACCATTCCCCTTCTGGGTCATTTGGGGTTAATTTTGCTGGCTGCCAGTGTTCTGTCCTTGGGGATGTTTATTTCCTCCCTCACCGATAGCACAATTCTTTCGGCAGTCCTCACCTTTGCGCTGGTGTTGGTGTTGTGGATTATGAATCTCATTGCCGCCAATGTGCCGGGTCCCTTGGGTGAAGCCTTAGCTCATCTATCAATTTTAGAAAACTACAACACCCTGATTCAAGGAGTTGTGGATGTTGGGAGTTTGGTGTTGTTTGCCAGCTATATTATTTTAGGCATTTTTCTCACCGCTCAATCTATCGAAACCCTGCGCTTTCAGCAAAACTAA